One Thermomicrobiales bacterium genomic region harbors:
- a CDS encoding DinB family protein, translating into MTDTVHLPTNKIELLAFMTDQWNALVSASDRFSDDVWLGPTNAAGWNIRDHVGHVATWLRVEKPLLAAGTPIWQTAGMPQELWDAGDTDAINEWYRKSIVTKSPAEVRVERDRVFPALFEVVAAMPEADLANPARVIGLEASDRPLLTVMTENYGLHFDDHRAQIEALGAMAERS; encoded by the coding sequence ATGACTGACACCGTGCATCTCCCAACCAACAAGATCGAGCTGCTCGCGTTCATGACCGATCAATGGAACGCGTTGGTCTCCGCGAGTGACCGGTTCTCCGACGATGTCTGGTTGGGACCGACGAATGCCGCCGGTTGGAACATCCGGGATCACGTTGGTCATGTGGCGACCTGGTTACGCGTAGAAAAGCCTCTGCTGGCCGCGGGCACGCCGATCTGGCAAACCGCGGGTATGCCGCAGGAGCTTTGGGACGCCGGGGATACCGATGCGATCAACGAGTGGTATCGGAAATCGATCGTGACGAAGTCGCCCGCGGAGGTACGGGTCGAGCGCGATCGTGTGTTCCCGGCGCTCTTCGAGGTCGTCGCGGCGATGCCGGAAGCCGATCTGGCCAACCCGGCCCGGGTCATTGGGCTGGAAGCAAGCGACCGGCCGCTGCTCACCGTCATGACGGAGAACTATGGGCTCCATTTCG
- a CDS encoding helix-turn-helix transcriptional regulator, whose protein sequence is MTVLHETNGMNTASATRGDVGRYWGTTFDTRPVGITTTQAAAGAGGRGRFARALEPSRDGRPPKLILSGPRPAWTIRPVPTAEIEQLLGHDCDMHAAEWPMSAVPTVNPAEPATAGARGSKQRVEQSPKGTPVLTRREREIATLVASGYSNRSIADQLFIARSTVERHIANILSKFGFSSRTQIATWVVTSRLSGA, encoded by the coding sequence ATGACAGTTCTGCATGAGACGAATGGGATGAATACTGCCAGCGCCACGCGGGGCGATGTGGGCAGATACTGGGGAACGACGTTCGATACTCGCCCGGTTGGGATAACAACCACACAAGCCGCCGCTGGCGCAGGAGGGCGGGGCCGCTTTGCCCGCGCACTGGAGCCGTCCAGGGACGGGCGGCCACCGAAGCTCATTCTGTCCGGGCCGCGTCCGGCCTGGACCATACGTCCCGTTCCGACGGCGGAGATCGAGCAATTGCTGGGGCACGACTGCGACATGCATGCAGCCGAATGGCCCATGAGCGCGGTTCCGACGGTAAACCCGGCAGAGCCTGCCACCGCCGGTGCTCGAGGCTCGAAGCAACGGGTCGAACAATCGCCGAAGGGCACACCGGTCCTCACCCGACGCGAGCGGGAGATTGCGACGCTGGTTGCATCCGGGTATTCGAATCGCTCGATTGCGGACCAGCTTTTCATCGCGCGGTCGACGGTGGAGCGGCATATTGCCAATATCCTGAGCAAGTTCGGGTTTAGCTCGCGCACCCAGATTGCGACCTGGGTGGTGACGTCCCGCCTATCGGGAGCGTGA
- a CDS encoding FAD-binding oxidoreductase — protein sequence MSALVERMDVNVESTLSDLRGRLSGVVLTQDDPGYAEARTIWNAMIEARPALIALPESEQDVVELVEFAVRTGMPFSVRGGGHNIAGTALAHGGLTINMTRMRDIAVDTRRNRVTVQAGANWADVDAALEPYGMIVPGGIVSTTGVAGFTLGGGFGWLSRSKGYTTDSLTGATIVTADGAIRRIDADHEPDLFWAIRGGGGNFGVVTSFEFEPITLGPEIAGGLVLWPMEMAPEIMDLFTRESAKAPDELMHVLVMRVAPPAPFLPAEVHGKPVVGIAAMYAGPVEDGLQAMAPIMTYGTPLANTIKPKPYREHQAFLDSGQPFGRRYYWKSVYFDDFNEGVKQALLENGTSFRSPFSSILLPHLGGAAKRGDTGATATSHLSREFLVNYQASWEDPAQDEAMIDWAKTNHASLLPYATGHYVNFMTEDEVRDPARQAYEPGLLDRLRQVKRQFDPDNVFRFNKNIAPAY from the coding sequence GTGAGTGCTCTAGTCGAACGGATGGATGTGAATGTCGAATCAACGCTGTCTGATCTGCGTGGGCGCCTCTCGGGCGTCGTATTGACCCAGGACGATCCCGGCTACGCGGAAGCCCGCACGATCTGGAATGCCATGATCGAAGCGCGCCCTGCGCTGATTGCCCTGCCCGAGTCGGAGCAGGATGTCGTCGAACTCGTCGAATTCGCCGTGCGGACGGGCATGCCCTTCTCGGTGCGCGGCGGCGGTCACAACATCGCCGGAACCGCTCTTGCCCATGGCGGCTTGACCATCAACATGACCCGCATGCGGGATATCGCGGTCGATACCCGGCGCAACCGGGTGACCGTGCAGGCAGGCGCCAACTGGGCCGATGTCGATGCGGCACTCGAACCGTATGGAATGATCGTGCCGGGCGGCATCGTTTCCACGACGGGCGTCGCGGGATTCACGCTTGGCGGCGGGTTTGGCTGGCTCTCCCGGAGCAAGGGATACACAACCGACAGTTTGACCGGCGCGACCATCGTGACCGCAGACGGCGCCATCCGCAGGATCGACGCCGACCACGAACCCGACCTGTTCTGGGCAATTCGCGGAGGCGGTGGAAACTTCGGCGTTGTCACCAGCTTCGAGTTCGAGCCAATTACGCTCGGACCAGAGATTGCTGGCGGCCTGGTGCTCTGGCCGATGGAAATGGCGCCGGAGATCATGGATCTCTTCACGCGCGAATCGGCCAAGGCTCCAGACGAATTGATGCATGTATTGGTGATGCGGGTCGCGCCTCCGGCGCCATTCCTGCCAGCAGAGGTGCATGGCAAGCCGGTGGTTGGTATTGCCGCGATGTATGCCGGCCCGGTCGAGGACGGCCTGCAGGCGATGGCGCCGATCATGACCTATGGAACGCCACTGGCGAACACGATCAAGCCTAAGCCGTATCGCGAGCATCAGGCGTTTCTCGATTCCGGGCAGCCGTTCGGGCGGCGCTACTACTGGAAGTCGGTCTATTTCGACGATTTCAACGAGGGCGTCAAGCAAGCGTTGCTCGAGAACGGCACCAGCTTCCGCTCGCCCTTCTCGTCGATCCTGCTCCCCCATCTCGGGGGCGCGGCCAAACGCGGCGACACTGGCGCAACCGCCACCAGCCATCTCAGCCGCGAGTTTCTGGTGAACTACCAGGCGTCATGGGAAGACCCGGCGCAGGATGAAGCGATGATCGACTGGGCCAAGACGAATCATGCGTCGCTGTTGCCGTACGCGACGGGACACTATGTCAACTTCATGACCGAAGATGAAGTGCGCGATCCGGCGCGCCAGGCCTATGAGCCAGGTCTGCTCGATCGGCTGCGGCAGGTGAAGCGGCAGTTCGATCCGGACAACGTCTTCCGATTCAACAAGAACATCGCGCCGGCGTACTAG
- a CDS encoding helix-turn-helix domain-containing protein produces the protein MRSKGYGQFCPISIAAEVLTERWTLLVLRELLAGSTRFNDLHRGVPLMSASLLSQRLRDLEGAGLIERQPLPSGKGYSYHLTESGEALRPIITGIGLWGSKYMRTQFSPENLDPSLLMWDMRRWIRGDLMPPGRVVIRFDIPDAPVQKRRYWMVKEDGEHNVDLCLFDPGFPVDLVITSSLATLTRVWMGDIEAESAVRNQQLTLDGDPVVRMSFYDWIGLNPFVRLEAEGTVPALQRTA, from the coding sequence ATGCGCAGTAAGGGGTATGGCCAGTTCTGTCCGATTTCGATCGCCGCCGAAGTGCTCACCGAACGCTGGACCTTGTTGGTGCTTCGTGAGTTGCTTGCCGGCAGCACACGCTTCAACGACCTGCACCGTGGGGTGCCGCTCATGTCCGCATCGCTCCTGTCGCAGCGTTTGCGCGATCTGGAAGGCGCCGGTCTGATCGAGCGCCAGCCGCTCCCGTCGGGCAAGGGCTACAGCTATCATCTGACAGAATCGGGTGAAGCGCTGCGTCCGATCATCACCGGCATCGGGCTTTGGGGTTCCAAGTACATGCGGACCCAGTTTTCACCCGAGAATCTGGATCCGAGTCTGCTGATGTGGGACATGCGCCGCTGGATTCGCGGCGATCTCATGCCGCCAGGCAGGGTCGTCATCCGCTTCGACATCCCGGACGCGCCCGTGCAGAAACGACGCTATTGGATGGTGAAAGAAGACGGCGAGCACAACGTCGACCTGTGCCTCTTCGATCCCGGGTTCCCGGTCGATCTGGTGATCACCAGCAGCCTGGCCACCTTGACGCGCGTCTGGATGGGAGATATCGAAGCCGAGTCCGCCGTACGCAACCAGCAGCTCACCCTGGACGGAGACCCGGTGGTGCGGATGAGCTTCTACGACTGGATCGGACTCAACCCCTTCGTCCGTCTCGAAGCCGAGGGAACCGTTCCAGCTCTCCAGAGAACGGCGTAG
- a CDS encoding PIN domain-containing protein: MEPIGLLDTNVILRFVMQDVPEHIEPSVQFFEALQRGEFTVRLLDTVVFECVYALGTVYAMPRSEIARILTRILAEPGIILPGKERYSDVFAFWAKTKRLSFADTYHLFATKDLGLDQIISFDRGLRGLDGVTRVEPPLR; the protein is encoded by the coding sequence GTGGAGCCAATTGGTCTCCTCGATACGAACGTCATCCTTCGTTTCGTGATGCAGGATGTTCCCGAGCATATCGAACCTTCGGTGCAGTTCTTCGAAGCGCTCCAGCGAGGGGAGTTCACGGTGCGATTGCTCGACACCGTGGTTTTCGAATGCGTCTATGCGCTGGGAACGGTCTATGCGATGCCTCGTTCCGAAATCGCACGGATCTTGACGAGGATCCTTGCCGAGCCTGGAATCATCCTTCCTGGGAAAGAACGATACAGTGATGTTTTCGCATTCTGGGCGAAGACGAAACGTCTCTCCTTCGCCGATACATACCATCTGTTCGCCACGAAGGATCTCGGCCTCGACCAGATCATCTCGTTCGATCGAGGACTACGAGGCCTGGACGGTGTCACTCGCGTCGAGCCGCCGCTGAGGTGA
- a CDS encoding AbrB/MazE/SpoVT family DNA-binding domain-containing protein yields MRGETMVAEITRINAEGQLPIPADIRRELGLEEGDLMVVEERDGVMIVRRATHVEQTAGAGAAWRADPPLTREEEEDALAWAIGQAAARHE; encoded by the coding sequence ATGCGCGGTGAAACCATGGTTGCAGAAATCACGAGAATCAACGCAGAAGGTCAATTGCCGATACCTGCCGATATTCGCCGGGAACTTGGGCTTGAAGAAGGCGATCTGATGGTGGTGGAAGAACGGGACGGTGTCATGATCGTTCGGAGAGCCACGCACGTCGAACAGACTGCTGGCGCCGGAGCGGCTTGGCGCGCGGATCCGCCGCTCACGCGAGAAGAAGAGGAAGACGCACTCGCGTGGGCGATTGGTCAAGCAGCTGCTCGGCATGAGTAG
- a CDS encoding GrpB family protein, whose translation MPEDQIVRETGRARYTDEQKADIWIRGQTPLHSTIELVDYDPDWPNQYEQHRQTIANALGDRIVMLEHVGSTSVPGLAAKPRIDILLIVEDSSNEAAYVPQLEAAGFELHIRETDWHEHRCFKGFAPDANLHVFSPGCVEIERMVGFRNWLRAHDDDRMLYETTKRRLAAQQWAFVQDYADAKTEVVEEIRARAGLPEGLQS comes from the coding sequence GTGCCAGAAGATCAGATCGTGCGGGAAACTGGGCGCGCCCGCTACACGGACGAGCAGAAAGCCGATATCTGGATTCGAGGGCAGACACCCCTGCACTCGACGATCGAACTGGTCGACTACGACCCCGACTGGCCAAACCAGTACGAACAACACCGGCAGACCATCGCCAATGCGCTCGGCGACCGGATCGTCATGCTGGAGCATGTCGGCTCGACCTCCGTGCCGGGTCTGGCGGCCAAACCCCGCATCGACATCCTGCTCATCGTGGAAGACTCGTCGAACGAAGCCGCCTACGTTCCTCAACTGGAGGCTGCTGGATTCGAACTGCACATCAGGGAAACCGACTGGCACGAGCATCGCTGCTTCAAAGGCTTCGCTCCGGACGCGAACCTGCACGTCTTCTCACCTGGATGCGTCGAAATCGAGCGCATGGTCGGTTTCCGCAATTGGCTGCGCGCCCACGACGATGACCGGATGCTCTACGAAACCACCAAGCGCCGGCTCGCCGCCCAGCAATGGGCCTTCGTTCAGGACTACGCCGATGCCAAGACCGAGGTGGTCGAAGAGATTCGCGCCCGCGCCGGCCTTCCCGAGGGACTGCAATCCTAG